A region from the Canis lupus baileyi chromosome 27, mCanLup2.hap1, whole genome shotgun sequence genome encodes:
- the RNF34 gene encoding E3 ubiquitin-protein ligase RNF34 isoform X1 yields the protein MLLCLNISWLQSSEAGATSMWASCCGLLNEVMGTGAVRGQQSGFAGGTGPFRFAPNSDFSTYPSVPMEGPNIVCKACGLSFSVFRKKHVCCDCKKDFCSVCSVLQENLRRCSTCHLLQETAFQRPQLMRLKVKDLRQYLILRNIPIDTCREKEDLVDLVLCHHGLGSEDDLDTSSLNSSRSQSSGFFAHSFFSNHTAPSATVSSFQGDFMGGDQILGSGVLAQVQSEIASANTEEEDDEDDDEDDEDDDDEENLEERTPGLSEKRVRASLSDLSSLEDVEGMSVRQLKEILARNFVNYSGCCEKWELVEKVNRLYKENEENQKSYGERLQLQDEEDDRLCRICMDAVIDCVLLECGHMVTCTKCGKRMISVSTSWRHHLITNCLQLPRPKTPVCSMQPPGAASRERLRKQTPPAHSPVAVATPSDHGRYFIQLWSEAPTQK from the exons GCGGGTGCCACATCTATGTGGGCTTCATGCTGTGGGCTGCTGAATGAAGTCATGGGAACTGGAGCTGTCAGGGGCCAGCAGTCAGGATTTGCAGGAGGTACCGGTCCATTCAGATTTGCACCAAATTCTGATTTTTCCACTTACCCATCAGTACCTATGGAAGGGCCTAATATAGTTTGCAAAGCCTGTGGACTTTCCTTTTCAGTCTTTAGAAAGAAG CATGTATGTTGCGACTGCAAGAAGGATTTTTGCTCCGTTTGTTCAGTCTTACAAGAAAATCTCCGTAGATGTTCCACATGTCACTTATTACAAGAGACGGCCTTTCAGCGCCCTCAGTTAATGCGACTAAAAGTCAAGGATCTCCGGCAATATCTCATTCTTCGAAATATCCCAATTGATACCTGTCGAGAGAAAGAAGACTTGGTAGATTTAGTACTCTGCCACCATGGGCTGGGCTCTGAGGATGACCTGGACACAAGCAGCCTGAATTCCTCACGATCCCAGAGTTCTGGCTTTTTtgcacattcatttttttcaaaccaTACAGCCCCTTCTGCTACTGTGTCTTCATTTCAGGGAGACTTTATGGGTGGAGACCAGATCTTGGGATCTGGAGTTCTGGCACAG GTACAAAGTGAAATAGCTTCAGCAAACACAGAAGAGGaggatgatgaagatgatgacgaagatgatgaggatgatgacgATGAAGAAAACTTGGAGGAGCGG ACTCCTGGCCTCTCTGAGAAGCGAGTAAGAGCTTCACTATCTGACCTATCAAGCCTAGAAGATGTGGAAGGAATGAGCGTGCGCCAGCTGAAGGAAATCCTGGCTCGGAATTTTGTCAACTATTCTGGCTGTTGTGAAAAATGGGAGCTGGTAGAGAAAGTAAACCGGTTAtacaaagagaatgaagaaaaccaaaagtcat ATGGCGAGCGACTGCAGCTGCAGGATGAGGAAGATGATCGCTTGTGCCGTATCTGCATGGATGCCGTCATTGACTGTGTCCTGCTTGAGTGCGGGCACATGGTCACCTGCACCAAGTGTGGCAAGCGCATGA TTTCTGTGTCTACCAGCTGGAGACATCACCTCATAACCAACTGCCTCCAGCTGCCCCGGCCCAAGACTCCCGTGTGCAGCATGCAGCCTCCAGGAGCCGCCTCCAGGGAGAGGTTGAGGAAACAGACACCCCCTGCCCACTCCCCTGTGGCAGTGGCAACACCAAGTGACCACGGAAGGTATTTCATACAGCTGTGGTCAGAGGCACCCACTCAG aaatag
- the RNF34 gene encoding E3 ubiquitin-protein ligase RNF34 isoform X4 → MWASCCGLLNEVMGTGAVRGQQSGFAGGTGPFRFAPNSDFSTYPSVPMEGPNIVCKACGLSFSVFRKKHVCCDCKKDFCSVCSVLQENLRRCSTCHLLQETAFQRPQLMRLKVKDLRQYLILRNIPIDTCREKEDLVDLVLCHHGLGSEDDLDTSSLNSSRSQSSGFFAHSFFSNHTAPSATVSSFQGDFMGGDQILGSGVLAQVQSEIASANTEEEDDEDDDEDDEDDDDEENLEERTPGLSEKRVRASLSDLSSLEDVEGMSVRQLKEILARNFVNYSGCCEKWELVEKVNRLYKENEENQKSYGERLQLQDEEDDRLCRICMDAVIDCVLLECGHMVTCTKCGKRMISVSTSWRHHLITNCLQLPRPKTPVCSMQPPGAASRERLRKQTPPAHSPVAVATPSDHGRYFIQLWSEAPTQK, encoded by the exons ATGTGGGCTTCATGCTGTGGGCTGCTGAATGAAGTCATGGGAACTGGAGCTGTCAGGGGCCAGCAGTCAGGATTTGCAGGAGGTACCGGTCCATTCAGATTTGCACCAAATTCTGATTTTTCCACTTACCCATCAGTACCTATGGAAGGGCCTAATATAGTTTGCAAAGCCTGTGGACTTTCCTTTTCAGTCTTTAGAAAGAAG CATGTATGTTGCGACTGCAAGAAGGATTTTTGCTCCGTTTGTTCAGTCTTACAAGAAAATCTCCGTAGATGTTCCACATGTCACTTATTACAAGAGACGGCCTTTCAGCGCCCTCAGTTAATGCGACTAAAAGTCAAGGATCTCCGGCAATATCTCATTCTTCGAAATATCCCAATTGATACCTGTCGAGAGAAAGAAGACTTGGTAGATTTAGTACTCTGCCACCATGGGCTGGGCTCTGAGGATGACCTGGACACAAGCAGCCTGAATTCCTCACGATCCCAGAGTTCTGGCTTTTTtgcacattcatttttttcaaaccaTACAGCCCCTTCTGCTACTGTGTCTTCATTTCAGGGAGACTTTATGGGTGGAGACCAGATCTTGGGATCTGGAGTTCTGGCACAG GTACAAAGTGAAATAGCTTCAGCAAACACAGAAGAGGaggatgatgaagatgatgacgaagatgatgaggatgatgacgATGAAGAAAACTTGGAGGAGCGG ACTCCTGGCCTCTCTGAGAAGCGAGTAAGAGCTTCACTATCTGACCTATCAAGCCTAGAAGATGTGGAAGGAATGAGCGTGCGCCAGCTGAAGGAAATCCTGGCTCGGAATTTTGTCAACTATTCTGGCTGTTGTGAAAAATGGGAGCTGGTAGAGAAAGTAAACCGGTTAtacaaagagaatgaagaaaaccaaaagtcat ATGGCGAGCGACTGCAGCTGCAGGATGAGGAAGATGATCGCTTGTGCCGTATCTGCATGGATGCCGTCATTGACTGTGTCCTGCTTGAGTGCGGGCACATGGTCACCTGCACCAAGTGTGGCAAGCGCATGA TTTCTGTGTCTACCAGCTGGAGACATCACCTCATAACCAACTGCCTCCAGCTGCCCCGGCCCAAGACTCCCGTGTGCAGCATGCAGCCTCCAGGAGCCGCCTCCAGGGAGAGGTTGAGGAAACAGACACCCCCTGCCCACTCCCCTGTGGCAGTGGCAACACCAAGTGACCACGGAAGGTATTTCATACAGCTGTGGTCAGAGGCACCCACTCAG aaatag
- the RNF34 gene encoding E3 ubiquitin-protein ligase RNF34 isoform X8 — MKSWELELSGASSQDLQEHVCCDCKKDFCSVCSVLQENLRRCSTCHLLQETAFQRPQLMRLKVKDLRQYLILRNIPIDTCREKEDLVDLVLCHHGLGSEDDLDTSSLNSSRSQSSGFFAHSFFSNHTAPSATVSSFQGDFMGGDQILGSGVLAQVQSEIASANTEEEDDEDDDEDDEDDDDEENLEERTPGLSEKRVRASLSDLSSLEDVEGMSVRQLKEILARNFVNYSGCCEKWELVEKVNRLYKENEENQKSYGERLQLQDEEDDRLCRICMDAVIDCVLLECGHMVTCTKCGKRMISVSTSWRHHLITNCLQLPRPKTPVCSMQPPGAASRERLRKQTPPAHSPVAVATPSDHGRYFIQLWSEAPTQK; from the exons ATGAAGTCATGGGAACTGGAGCTGTCAGGGGCCAGCAGTCAGGATTTGCAGGAG CATGTATGTTGCGACTGCAAGAAGGATTTTTGCTCCGTTTGTTCAGTCTTACAAGAAAATCTCCGTAGATGTTCCACATGTCACTTATTACAAGAGACGGCCTTTCAGCGCCCTCAGTTAATGCGACTAAAAGTCAAGGATCTCCGGCAATATCTCATTCTTCGAAATATCCCAATTGATACCTGTCGAGAGAAAGAAGACTTGGTAGATTTAGTACTCTGCCACCATGGGCTGGGCTCTGAGGATGACCTGGACACAAGCAGCCTGAATTCCTCACGATCCCAGAGTTCTGGCTTTTTtgcacattcatttttttcaaaccaTACAGCCCCTTCTGCTACTGTGTCTTCATTTCAGGGAGACTTTATGGGTGGAGACCAGATCTTGGGATCTGGAGTTCTGGCACAG GTACAAAGTGAAATAGCTTCAGCAAACACAGAAGAGGaggatgatgaagatgatgacgaagatgatgaggatgatgacgATGAAGAAAACTTGGAGGAGCGG ACTCCTGGCCTCTCTGAGAAGCGAGTAAGAGCTTCACTATCTGACCTATCAAGCCTAGAAGATGTGGAAGGAATGAGCGTGCGCCAGCTGAAGGAAATCCTGGCTCGGAATTTTGTCAACTATTCTGGCTGTTGTGAAAAATGGGAGCTGGTAGAGAAAGTAAACCGGTTAtacaaagagaatgaagaaaaccaaaagtcat ATGGCGAGCGACTGCAGCTGCAGGATGAGGAAGATGATCGCTTGTGCCGTATCTGCATGGATGCCGTCATTGACTGTGTCCTGCTTGAGTGCGGGCACATGGTCACCTGCACCAAGTGTGGCAAGCGCATGA TTTCTGTGTCTACCAGCTGGAGACATCACCTCATAACCAACTGCCTCCAGCTGCCCCGGCCCAAGACTCCCGTGTGCAGCATGCAGCCTCCAGGAGCCGCCTCCAGGGAGAGGTTGAGGAAACAGACACCCCCTGCCCACTCCCCTGTGGCAGTGGCAACACCAAGTGACCACGGAAGGTATTTCATACAGCTGTGGTCAGAGGCACCCACTCAG aaatag
- the RNF34 gene encoding E3 ubiquitin-protein ligase RNF34 isoform X3 encodes MKAGATSMWASCCGLLNEVMGTGAVRGQQSGFAGGTGPFRFAPNSDFSTYPSVPMEGPNIVCKACGLSFSVFRKKHVCCDCKKDFCSVCSVLQENLRRCSTCHLLQETAFQRPQLMRLKVKDLRQYLILRNIPIDTCREKEDLVDLVLCHHGLGSEDDLDTSSLNSSRSQSSGFFAHSFFSNHTAPSATVSSFQGDFMGGDQILGSGVLAQVQSEIASANTEEEDDEDDDEDDEDDDDEENLEERTPGLSEKRVRASLSDLSSLEDVEGMSVRQLKEILARNFVNYSGCCEKWELVEKVNRLYKENEENQKSYGERLQLQDEEDDRLCRICMDAVIDCVLLECGHMVTCTKCGKRMISVSTSWRHHLITNCLQLPRPKTPVCSMQPPGAASRERLRKQTPPAHSPVAVATPSDHGRYFIQLWSEAPTQK; translated from the exons GCGGGTGCCACATCTATGTGGGCTTCATGCTGTGGGCTGCTGAATGAAGTCATGGGAACTGGAGCTGTCAGGGGCCAGCAGTCAGGATTTGCAGGAGGTACCGGTCCATTCAGATTTGCACCAAATTCTGATTTTTCCACTTACCCATCAGTACCTATGGAAGGGCCTAATATAGTTTGCAAAGCCTGTGGACTTTCCTTTTCAGTCTTTAGAAAGAAG CATGTATGTTGCGACTGCAAGAAGGATTTTTGCTCCGTTTGTTCAGTCTTACAAGAAAATCTCCGTAGATGTTCCACATGTCACTTATTACAAGAGACGGCCTTTCAGCGCCCTCAGTTAATGCGACTAAAAGTCAAGGATCTCCGGCAATATCTCATTCTTCGAAATATCCCAATTGATACCTGTCGAGAGAAAGAAGACTTGGTAGATTTAGTACTCTGCCACCATGGGCTGGGCTCTGAGGATGACCTGGACACAAGCAGCCTGAATTCCTCACGATCCCAGAGTTCTGGCTTTTTtgcacattcatttttttcaaaccaTACAGCCCCTTCTGCTACTGTGTCTTCATTTCAGGGAGACTTTATGGGTGGAGACCAGATCTTGGGATCTGGAGTTCTGGCACAG GTACAAAGTGAAATAGCTTCAGCAAACACAGAAGAGGaggatgatgaagatgatgacgaagatgatgaggatgatgacgATGAAGAAAACTTGGAGGAGCGG ACTCCTGGCCTCTCTGAGAAGCGAGTAAGAGCTTCACTATCTGACCTATCAAGCCTAGAAGATGTGGAAGGAATGAGCGTGCGCCAGCTGAAGGAAATCCTGGCTCGGAATTTTGTCAACTATTCTGGCTGTTGTGAAAAATGGGAGCTGGTAGAGAAAGTAAACCGGTTAtacaaagagaatgaagaaaaccaaaagtcat ATGGCGAGCGACTGCAGCTGCAGGATGAGGAAGATGATCGCTTGTGCCGTATCTGCATGGATGCCGTCATTGACTGTGTCCTGCTTGAGTGCGGGCACATGGTCACCTGCACCAAGTGTGGCAAGCGCATGA TTTCTGTGTCTACCAGCTGGAGACATCACCTCATAACCAACTGCCTCCAGCTGCCCCGGCCCAAGACTCCCGTGTGCAGCATGCAGCCTCCAGGAGCCGCCTCCAGGGAGAGGTTGAGGAAACAGACACCCCCTGCCCACTCCCCTGTGGCAGTGGCAACACCAAGTGACCACGGAAGGTATTTCATACAGCTGTGGTCAGAGGCACCCACTCAG aaatag
- the RNF34 gene encoding E3 ubiquitin-protein ligase RNF34 isoform X9 → MKHVCCDCKKDFCSVCSVLQENLRRCSTCHLLQETAFQRPQLMRLKVKDLRQYLILRNIPIDTCREKEDLVDLVLCHHGLGSEDDLDTSSLNSSRSQSSGFFAHSFFSNHTAPSATVSSFQGDFMGGDQILGSGVLAQVQSEIASANTEEEDDEDDDEDDEDDDDEENLEERTPGLSEKRVRASLSDLSSLEDVEGMSVRQLKEILARNFVNYSGCCEKWELVEKVNRLYKENEENQKSYGERLQLQDEEDDRLCRICMDAVIDCVLLECGHMVTCTKCGKRMISVSTSWRHHLITNCLQLPRPKTPVCSMQPPGAASRERLRKQTPPAHSPVAVATPSDHGRYFIQLWSEAPTQK, encoded by the exons CATGTATGTTGCGACTGCAAGAAGGATTTTTGCTCCGTTTGTTCAGTCTTACAAGAAAATCTCCGTAGATGTTCCACATGTCACTTATTACAAGAGACGGCCTTTCAGCGCCCTCAGTTAATGCGACTAAAAGTCAAGGATCTCCGGCAATATCTCATTCTTCGAAATATCCCAATTGATACCTGTCGAGAGAAAGAAGACTTGGTAGATTTAGTACTCTGCCACCATGGGCTGGGCTCTGAGGATGACCTGGACACAAGCAGCCTGAATTCCTCACGATCCCAGAGTTCTGGCTTTTTtgcacattcatttttttcaaaccaTACAGCCCCTTCTGCTACTGTGTCTTCATTTCAGGGAGACTTTATGGGTGGAGACCAGATCTTGGGATCTGGAGTTCTGGCACAG GTACAAAGTGAAATAGCTTCAGCAAACACAGAAGAGGaggatgatgaagatgatgacgaagatgatgaggatgatgacgATGAAGAAAACTTGGAGGAGCGG ACTCCTGGCCTCTCTGAGAAGCGAGTAAGAGCTTCACTATCTGACCTATCAAGCCTAGAAGATGTGGAAGGAATGAGCGTGCGCCAGCTGAAGGAAATCCTGGCTCGGAATTTTGTCAACTATTCTGGCTGTTGTGAAAAATGGGAGCTGGTAGAGAAAGTAAACCGGTTAtacaaagagaatgaagaaaaccaaaagtcat ATGGCGAGCGACTGCAGCTGCAGGATGAGGAAGATGATCGCTTGTGCCGTATCTGCATGGATGCCGTCATTGACTGTGTCCTGCTTGAGTGCGGGCACATGGTCACCTGCACCAAGTGTGGCAAGCGCATGA TTTCTGTGTCTACCAGCTGGAGACATCACCTCATAACCAACTGCCTCCAGCTGCCCCGGCCCAAGACTCCCGTGTGCAGCATGCAGCCTCCAGGAGCCGCCTCCAGGGAGAGGTTGAGGAAACAGACACCCCCTGCCCACTCCCCTGTGGCAGTGGCAACACCAAGTGACCACGGAAGGTATTTCATACAGCTGTGGTCAGAGGCACCCACTCAG aaatag
- the RNF34 gene encoding E3 ubiquitin-protein ligase RNF34 isoform X2 yields MLLCLNISWLQSSEAGATSMWASCCGLLNEVMGTGAVRGQQSGFAGGTGPFRFAPNSDFSTYPSVPMEGPNIVCKACGLSFSVFRKKHVCCDCKKDFCSVCSVLQENLRRCSTCHLLQETAFQRPQLMRLKVKDLRQYLILRNIPIDTCREKEDLVDLVLCHHGLGSEDDLDTSSLNSSRSQSSGFFAHSFFSNHTAPSATVSSFQGDFMGGDQILGSGVLAQVQSEIASANTEEEDDEDDDEDDEDDDDEENLEERTPGLSEKRVRASLSDLSSLEDVEGMSVRQLKEILARNFVNYSGCCEKWELVEKVNRLYKENEENQKSYGERLQLQDEEDDRLCRICMDAVIDCVLLECGHMVTCTKCGKRMISVSTSWRHHLITNCLQLPRPKTPVCSMQPPGAASRERLRKQTPPAHSPVAVATPSDHGRYFIQLWSEAPTQ; encoded by the exons GCGGGTGCCACATCTATGTGGGCTTCATGCTGTGGGCTGCTGAATGAAGTCATGGGAACTGGAGCTGTCAGGGGCCAGCAGTCAGGATTTGCAGGAGGTACCGGTCCATTCAGATTTGCACCAAATTCTGATTTTTCCACTTACCCATCAGTACCTATGGAAGGGCCTAATATAGTTTGCAAAGCCTGTGGACTTTCCTTTTCAGTCTTTAGAAAGAAG CATGTATGTTGCGACTGCAAGAAGGATTTTTGCTCCGTTTGTTCAGTCTTACAAGAAAATCTCCGTAGATGTTCCACATGTCACTTATTACAAGAGACGGCCTTTCAGCGCCCTCAGTTAATGCGACTAAAAGTCAAGGATCTCCGGCAATATCTCATTCTTCGAAATATCCCAATTGATACCTGTCGAGAGAAAGAAGACTTGGTAGATTTAGTACTCTGCCACCATGGGCTGGGCTCTGAGGATGACCTGGACACAAGCAGCCTGAATTCCTCACGATCCCAGAGTTCTGGCTTTTTtgcacattcatttttttcaaaccaTACAGCCCCTTCTGCTACTGTGTCTTCATTTCAGGGAGACTTTATGGGTGGAGACCAGATCTTGGGATCTGGAGTTCTGGCACAG GTACAAAGTGAAATAGCTTCAGCAAACACAGAAGAGGaggatgatgaagatgatgacgaagatgatgaggatgatgacgATGAAGAAAACTTGGAGGAGCGG ACTCCTGGCCTCTCTGAGAAGCGAGTAAGAGCTTCACTATCTGACCTATCAAGCCTAGAAGATGTGGAAGGAATGAGCGTGCGCCAGCTGAAGGAAATCCTGGCTCGGAATTTTGTCAACTATTCTGGCTGTTGTGAAAAATGGGAGCTGGTAGAGAAAGTAAACCGGTTAtacaaagagaatgaagaaaaccaaaagtcat ATGGCGAGCGACTGCAGCTGCAGGATGAGGAAGATGATCGCTTGTGCCGTATCTGCATGGATGCCGTCATTGACTGTGTCCTGCTTGAGTGCGGGCACATGGTCACCTGCACCAAGTGTGGCAAGCGCATGA TTTCTGTGTCTACCAGCTGGAGACATCACCTCATAACCAACTGCCTCCAGCTGCCCCGGCCCAAGACTCCCGTGTGCAGCATGCAGCCTCCAGGAGCCGCCTCCAGGGAGAGGTTGAGGAAACAGACACCCCCTGCCCACTCCCCTGTGGCAGTGGCAACACCAAGTGACCACGGAAGGTATTTCATACAGCTGTGGTCAGAGGCACCCACTCAG
- the RNF34 gene encoding E3 ubiquitin-protein ligase RNF34 isoform X6, whose translation MLLCLNISWLQSSEAGATSMWASCCGLLNEVMGTGAVRGQQSGFAGGTGPFRFAPNSDFSTYPSVPMEGPNIVCKACGLSFSVFRKKHVCCDCKKDFCSVCSVLQENLRRCSTCHLLQETAFQRPQLMRLKVKDLRQYLILRNIPIDTCREKEDLVDLVLCHHGLGSEDDLDTSSLNSSRSQSSGFFAHSFFSNHTAPSATVSSFQGDFMGGDQILGSGVLAQVQSEIASANTEEEDDEDDDEDDEDDDDEENLEERTPGLSEKRVRASLSDLSSLEDVEGMSVRQLKEILARNFVNYSGCCEKWELVEKVNRLYKENEENQKSYGERLQLQDEEDDRLCRICMDAVIDCVLLECGHMVTCTKCGKRMTNEKPDMGSCRMVPGT comes from the exons GCGGGTGCCACATCTATGTGGGCTTCATGCTGTGGGCTGCTGAATGAAGTCATGGGAACTGGAGCTGTCAGGGGCCAGCAGTCAGGATTTGCAGGAGGTACCGGTCCATTCAGATTTGCACCAAATTCTGATTTTTCCACTTACCCATCAGTACCTATGGAAGGGCCTAATATAGTTTGCAAAGCCTGTGGACTTTCCTTTTCAGTCTTTAGAAAGAAG CATGTATGTTGCGACTGCAAGAAGGATTTTTGCTCCGTTTGTTCAGTCTTACAAGAAAATCTCCGTAGATGTTCCACATGTCACTTATTACAAGAGACGGCCTTTCAGCGCCCTCAGTTAATGCGACTAAAAGTCAAGGATCTCCGGCAATATCTCATTCTTCGAAATATCCCAATTGATACCTGTCGAGAGAAAGAAGACTTGGTAGATTTAGTACTCTGCCACCATGGGCTGGGCTCTGAGGATGACCTGGACACAAGCAGCCTGAATTCCTCACGATCCCAGAGTTCTGGCTTTTTtgcacattcatttttttcaaaccaTACAGCCCCTTCTGCTACTGTGTCTTCATTTCAGGGAGACTTTATGGGTGGAGACCAGATCTTGGGATCTGGAGTTCTGGCACAG GTACAAAGTGAAATAGCTTCAGCAAACACAGAAGAGGaggatgatgaagatgatgacgaagatgatgaggatgatgacgATGAAGAAAACTTGGAGGAGCGG ACTCCTGGCCTCTCTGAGAAGCGAGTAAGAGCTTCACTATCTGACCTATCAAGCCTAGAAGATGTGGAAGGAATGAGCGTGCGCCAGCTGAAGGAAATCCTGGCTCGGAATTTTGTCAACTATTCTGGCTGTTGTGAAAAATGGGAGCTGGTAGAGAAAGTAAACCGGTTAtacaaagagaatgaagaaaaccaaaagtcat ATGGCGAGCGACTGCAGCTGCAGGATGAGGAAGATGATCGCTTGTGCCGTATCTGCATGGATGCCGTCATTGACTGTGTCCTGCTTGAGTGCGGGCACATGGTCACCTGCACCAAGTGTGGCAAGCGCATGA CAAATGAGAAACCTGACATGGGCTCATGCAGAATGGTTCCTGGGACATGA
- the RNF34 gene encoding E3 ubiquitin-protein ligase RNF34 isoform X7, with protein MKAGATSMWASCCGLLNEVMGTGAVRGQQSGFAGGTGPFRFAPNSDFSTYPSVPMEGPNIVCKACGLSFSVFRKKHVCCDCKKDFCSVCSVLQENLRRCSTCHLLQETAFQRPQLMRLKVKDLRQYLILRNIPIDTCREKEDLVDLVLCHHGLGSEDDLDTSSLNSSRSQSSGFFAHSFFSNHTAPSATVSSFQGDFMGGDQILGSGVLAQVQSEIASANTEEEDDEDDDEDDEDDDDEENLEERTPGLSEKRVRASLSDLSSLEDVEGMSVRQLKEILARNFVNYSGCCEKWELVEKVNRLYKENEENQKSYGERLQLQDEEDDRLCRICMDAVIDCVLLECGHMVTCTKCGKRMSECPICRQYVVRAVHVFKS; from the exons GCGGGTGCCACATCTATGTGGGCTTCATGCTGTGGGCTGCTGAATGAAGTCATGGGAACTGGAGCTGTCAGGGGCCAGCAGTCAGGATTTGCAGGAGGTACCGGTCCATTCAGATTTGCACCAAATTCTGATTTTTCCACTTACCCATCAGTACCTATGGAAGGGCCTAATATAGTTTGCAAAGCCTGTGGACTTTCCTTTTCAGTCTTTAGAAAGAAG CATGTATGTTGCGACTGCAAGAAGGATTTTTGCTCCGTTTGTTCAGTCTTACAAGAAAATCTCCGTAGATGTTCCACATGTCACTTATTACAAGAGACGGCCTTTCAGCGCCCTCAGTTAATGCGACTAAAAGTCAAGGATCTCCGGCAATATCTCATTCTTCGAAATATCCCAATTGATACCTGTCGAGAGAAAGAAGACTTGGTAGATTTAGTACTCTGCCACCATGGGCTGGGCTCTGAGGATGACCTGGACACAAGCAGCCTGAATTCCTCACGATCCCAGAGTTCTGGCTTTTTtgcacattcatttttttcaaaccaTACAGCCCCTTCTGCTACTGTGTCTTCATTTCAGGGAGACTTTATGGGTGGAGACCAGATCTTGGGATCTGGAGTTCTGGCACAG GTACAAAGTGAAATAGCTTCAGCAAACACAGAAGAGGaggatgatgaagatgatgacgaagatgatgaggatgatgacgATGAAGAAAACTTGGAGGAGCGG ACTCCTGGCCTCTCTGAGAAGCGAGTAAGAGCTTCACTATCTGACCTATCAAGCCTAGAAGATGTGGAAGGAATGAGCGTGCGCCAGCTGAAGGAAATCCTGGCTCGGAATTTTGTCAACTATTCTGGCTGTTGTGAAAAATGGGAGCTGGTAGAGAAAGTAAACCGGTTAtacaaagagaatgaagaaaaccaaaagtcat ATGGCGAGCGACTGCAGCTGCAGGATGAGGAAGATGATCGCTTGTGCCGTATCTGCATGGATGCCGTCATTGACTGTGTCCTGCTTGAGTGCGGGCACATGGTCACCTGCACCAAGTGTGGCAAGCGCATGAGTGAGTGTCCCATCTGCCGGCAGTATGTGGTGCGCGCCGTGCACGTGTTCAAGTCCTGA
- the RNF34 gene encoding E3 ubiquitin-protein ligase RNF34 isoform X10 yields the protein MKSWELELSGASSQDLQEHVCCDCKKDFCSVCSVLQENLRRCSTCHLLQETAFQRPQLMRLKVKDLRQYLILRNIPIDTCREKEDLVDLVLCHHGLGSEDDLDTSSLNSSRSQSSGFFAHSFFSNHTAPSATVSSFQGDFMGGDQILGSGVLAQVQSEIASANTEEEDDEDDDEDDEDDDDEENLEERTPGLSEKRVRASLSDLSSLEDVEGMSVRQLKEILARNFVNYSGCCEKWELVEKVNRLYKENEENQKSYGERLQLQDEEDDRLCRICMDAVIDCVLLECGHMVTCTKCGKRMSECPICRQYVVRAVHVFKS from the exons ATGAAGTCATGGGAACTGGAGCTGTCAGGGGCCAGCAGTCAGGATTTGCAGGAG CATGTATGTTGCGACTGCAAGAAGGATTTTTGCTCCGTTTGTTCAGTCTTACAAGAAAATCTCCGTAGATGTTCCACATGTCACTTATTACAAGAGACGGCCTTTCAGCGCCCTCAGTTAATGCGACTAAAAGTCAAGGATCTCCGGCAATATCTCATTCTTCGAAATATCCCAATTGATACCTGTCGAGAGAAAGAAGACTTGGTAGATTTAGTACTCTGCCACCATGGGCTGGGCTCTGAGGATGACCTGGACACAAGCAGCCTGAATTCCTCACGATCCCAGAGTTCTGGCTTTTTtgcacattcatttttttcaaaccaTACAGCCCCTTCTGCTACTGTGTCTTCATTTCAGGGAGACTTTATGGGTGGAGACCAGATCTTGGGATCTGGAGTTCTGGCACAG GTACAAAGTGAAATAGCTTCAGCAAACACAGAAGAGGaggatgatgaagatgatgacgaagatgatgaggatgatgacgATGAAGAAAACTTGGAGGAGCGG ACTCCTGGCCTCTCTGAGAAGCGAGTAAGAGCTTCACTATCTGACCTATCAAGCCTAGAAGATGTGGAAGGAATGAGCGTGCGCCAGCTGAAGGAAATCCTGGCTCGGAATTTTGTCAACTATTCTGGCTGTTGTGAAAAATGGGAGCTGGTAGAGAAAGTAAACCGGTTAtacaaagagaatgaagaaaaccaaaagtcat ATGGCGAGCGACTGCAGCTGCAGGATGAGGAAGATGATCGCTTGTGCCGTATCTGCATGGATGCCGTCATTGACTGTGTCCTGCTTGAGTGCGGGCACATGGTCACCTGCACCAAGTGTGGCAAGCGCATGAGTGAGTGTCCCATCTGCCGGCAGTATGTGGTGCGCGCCGTGCACGTGTTCAAGTCCTGA